From the genome of Cognaticolwellia beringensis, one region includes:
- the glmS gene encoding glutamine--fructose-6-phosphate transaminase (isomerizing): MCGIVGAVAQRDVADILVEGLKRLEYRGYDSAGVAIIDNNNQLKRARRLGKVQELADALHANPIAGGTGIAHTRWATHGAPSEANAHPHVSSETIAVVHNGIIENHDVLRTRLQGLGYTFTSETDTEVIAHLVHHELKSTDSLLSAVQITVKQLEGAYGTVVVDTRDKDRVVVARSGSPLVIGYGVGENFIASDMLALLPVTRKFSFLEEGDVAEVTRFEVNIFDTDGKPAVREAKESEVSHDVGDKGEYRHYMLKETYEQPTAIRNTLEGRLLGNVLDIQTFGEGADAIFQEIEHVQIIACGTSYHSGMVARYWLEALAGVSCNIEIASEFRYRQSHVPKNALLVTISQSGETADTLAALRLAKQIGYRASLTICNVAGSSLVRESDLAFMTKAGAEIGVASTKAFTTQLVGLLMMTLAIGQHHGMSQEKQNEIAHSLMTLPNKLEEVLALAGSIEDLAEDFADKQHALFLGRGDQYPIAMEGALKLKEISYIHAEAYAAGELKHGPLALIDAEMPVIVVAPKNDLIEKLKSNVEEVRARGGLMYVFADASANFSSDDTMKVINVPVCDDLIAPIVYTLPLQLLSYYVAIIKGTDVDQPRNLAKSVTVE; this comes from the coding sequence ATGTGTGGAATTGTTGGTGCTGTCGCACAACGTGATGTAGCAGACATTTTAGTAGAAGGCTTAAAACGCTTAGAATACCGTGGTTATGACTCTGCCGGTGTTGCTATTATTGATAATAATAACCAACTTAAGCGCGCGCGTCGTTTAGGTAAGGTGCAAGAACTTGCTGACGCTTTACATGCCAACCCTATAGCGGGTGGCACTGGTATTGCTCATACACGTTGGGCAACTCATGGTGCACCAAGTGAAGCGAATGCGCATCCGCATGTTTCCTCAGAAACTATTGCAGTAGTACACAATGGTATTATTGAAAATCATGATGTTTTACGCACTCGTTTACAGGGTTTAGGTTATACATTTACCTCTGAAACTGACACTGAAGTTATCGCTCACTTAGTTCACCATGAATTAAAGTCTACCGATAGCCTGTTAAGTGCCGTTCAAATTACGGTTAAACAATTAGAAGGTGCTTACGGCACCGTTGTTGTTGATACACGCGATAAAGATCGTGTTGTAGTTGCACGTTCTGGTAGCCCATTAGTGATAGGTTACGGCGTTGGTGAAAACTTTATTGCCTCAGATATGTTGGCACTATTACCGGTTACCCGTAAATTTTCATTTTTAGAAGAAGGCGATGTTGCTGAAGTTACCCGTTTTGAAGTCAATATTTTTGATACTGACGGCAAGCCAGCGGTGCGTGAAGCAAAAGAGTCTGAAGTTAGCCATGATGTTGGTGATAAAGGTGAATACCGTCACTACATGCTAAAAGAAACGTATGAACAGCCTACGGCAATTCGTAACACCTTAGAAGGGCGTTTATTGGGTAATGTGTTAGATATCCAAACCTTTGGTGAAGGCGCTGATGCTATCTTCCAAGAAATTGAACATGTACAAATTATTGCTTGTGGTACGAGTTACCATTCAGGTATGGTGGCGCGCTACTGGTTAGAAGCTTTAGCCGGCGTTTCATGTAACATTGAAATTGCCAGCGAGTTTAGATACCGCCAATCTCATGTTCCGAAAAATGCCCTGTTAGTAACAATTTCACAATCAGGTGAAACCGCTGATACCCTAGCAGCACTGCGTTTAGCTAAACAAATAGGTTATCGCGCAAGTTTAACTATTTGTAATGTTGCGGGTTCTTCATTAGTACGCGAATCTGACTTAGCTTTTATGACTAAAGCGGGCGCTGAAATAGGTGTGGCTTCAACGAAAGCCTTTACCACACAACTTGTTGGCTTATTAATGATGACCTTAGCTATTGGTCAACATCACGGAATGTCACAAGAAAAGCAAAACGAAATTGCACATTCGTTAATGACTTTGCCGAATAAATTGGAAGAAGTATTAGCACTAGCAGGCTCCATTGAAGACCTAGCCGAAGATTTTGCTGATAAGCAACATGCCTTATTTTTAGGTCGTGGCGACCAATACCCGATCGCTATGGAAGGTGCATTGAAGCTGAAAGAAATTTCATATATTCATGCAGAAGCTTATGCTGCAGGCGAACTTAAACACGGACCATTAGCGTTAATTGACGCAGAAATGCCAGTTATTGTTGTAGCACCGAAAAACGATTTAATTGAAAAGCTAAAATCTAATGTTGAAGAAGTTCGAGCGCGTGGCGGTTTAATGTATGTATTTGCCGATGCTAGTGCTAACTTTAGCAGCGACGACACCATGAAAGTGATTAACGTACCGGTGTGCGATGACTTAATTGCACCTATCGTATACACCTTACCGCTTCAGTTATTGTCTTACTATGTCGCGATTATTAAAGGTACAGATGTTGACCAACCTCGCAATTTGGCAAAATCTGTAACAGTCGAATAG
- a CDS encoding outer membrane beta-barrel protein yields MLVVQAVACSTGSWSATFDVTAVSDGTGTLIANANQTDAQSNAGNATQKTGNKDTVKPTLSIDGAPAEITNLDPISVTFNFSESVTGFVIGDIAVSKASVSNFSGSGSVYTADITPDGTGNITVTVADAAAADTFTNASVGDSVAISYDTDGDGLTNNVEVSLGTDPENADSDGDGITDDIEVGDPNAATDSDLDGVIDALDGDDDNDGIATKLEDANLDADNNPSTSPTDTDGDGTPNYLDTDSDNDNITDVIESDASTVDSDSDGLVDSIDVDVTGGTDADLDGIDDNVIATNTVGSTVQDYLNLDSDGDGIPDFLESGAVFTDTDSDGVDDTFDVDQTGGTDANGDGIDDNVDVVDTDNDLAPNFNDLDSDNDGLSDAVETGLTATQLSTDTDSDGIIDAFDVDSTGGTDADANGIDDNALASLADQDGDGTPNYIDVDSDNDGIPDFIEMGSSGIDTDGDGIDDAFDIDMTGGTDANNDGVDDALAPDTRDFDGDGIADYLDTDSDNDGIADGIEAGVSTLDSDGDGIVDSLDVDSTGGTDANGDGIDDAIALLNSDGNGEPDYRDRDSDGDNVPDALEGNVDTDVDGIADYLDTDSDNDGITDGVELGASGVDTDGDGIDDSFDVDITGGVDANNDGVDDNALANLPDSDGDGIDDHLDADSDNDGIPDVVEGDSSINNNVDNDANRNALDLDSDNDGLSDSVESGLTPTQLSTDTDNDGIIDIFDIDITGGTDANNDMIDDNAFNVLADQDGDGTPNYIDVDSDNDGIPDFIEMGSSGIDTDGDGIDDAFDIDMTGGTDANNDGVDDALAPNARDFDGDGVPDYLDTDSDNDGIADGIEAGVSTLDSDGDGIVDSLDVDSTGGTDANGDGIDDAIALLNSDGNGEPDYRDRDSDGDNVPDALEGNVDTDVDGIADYLDTDSDNDGITDGVELGASGVDTDGDGIDDNFDVDITGGVDANNDGVDDNALANLPDSDGDGIDDHLDADSDNDGIPDVVEGDNSINSNVDNDANRNALDLDSDNDGISDSVESGLTPTQLSTDTDNDGIIDVFDVDITGGLDVDANGIDDDALAILADQDGDGTPNYIDVDSDNDGIPDFIEMGSSGIDTDGDGIDDAFDVDVTSGTDANNDGVDDALAPDARDFDGDGIADYLDTDSDNDGIADGIEAGLLMTDTDGDGIVDSLDVDSTGGTDANGDGIDDAIALLNSDGNGEPDYRDRDSDGDGIPDALEGNVDTDVDGIVDYLDSDSDNDGITDGVELSASGVDTDGDGIDDSFDVDITGGVDANNDGVDDNALANLPDSDGDGIPNHLDNDADNDGIPDVIEGSVDSDNDGIPDYLDTDSDNDGIRDIDEGIVDSDLDGTPDYLDTSIDEDNDGIPDIIEGTADIDGDGIPNFLDTDSDNDGILDSEEFGLIGLDSDNDGIDDAVDVNSTGGIDANNDGIDDDYIGINSDLDNSADYLDIDSDNDGIPDVVEALAFGALVFKDTDGDTIPDFRDPDSDNDGIADFIEANSLGVDNDGDGIDDAFDLDYQSGTDANSDGIIDAVTLDTDGDGIIDMFDLDSDNDGRLDSLESPTADSNKDGIADSTAPLVIDPADTDNDGIYDFRDLDSDGDGVFDIANTPEQAFDANGDGMIDITEDLDADGIDDSVDSDLNLRGAGGNNDVDKDGAVNAIDKDDDNDGISDIAEELIHIDGNVSVNTRVTNSNGKSNHFESDSNGKLSLTGQDTDGDRVINSRDADSDNDGIPDRIETDRPPVTGLDSDFDGIDDAYDVDATGGLDLDEDGVDDKFLVADTDNDGILDYHDLDSDNDGISDTQEQVAVPLLNIDADGDGIDDAIDVTYTLGIDTDKDGIDDDLLYIFDPDGDGILNYRDLDSDGDGIEDSQEGSGDSDGDGIPDSIDNDSDGDGIDDNIEGNGDTDGDGIPDYLDLDSDNDGISDAEEGNVDTDGDGIIDAKDLDSDNDGINDSAENGDFNKDGINDRLQAFGKVESTYKGSGSMTLWMIIMLIGLCIIRRQKTLGKQRFLKPLTVIVVALTGSVSMLAQADTNAETALSENYFHSDNSQDCRRLDKTEAPLSCWYVGLTVAKSYVYPDNNNTIWEVNDNNDTAYSVNLGYSWSQHWFAELAYAELGEATLFSRNPSLTEDLRVDYKGFSTDIGYWLKPRDQSWNIYLKAGLGFLKTKANLPKHHEQVESTQMRFGLGLEWNIAQQWFLRIEHSRYDKDARLTGLSLSYRFSE; encoded by the coding sequence TTGCTTGTAGTACAGGCAGTTGCTTGTAGTACAGGCAGTTGGAGTGCAACTTTTGATGTCACTGCAGTTTCTGACGGTACCGGTACCTTAATTGCCAATGCGAATCAGACAGATGCTCAAAGCAATGCGGGCAATGCTACTCAAAAAACTGGTAACAAAGATACCGTAAAACCTACTTTATCAATAGATGGTGCTCCAGCTGAAATTACCAATTTAGATCCCATATCCGTTACCTTTAACTTTAGTGAAAGTGTTACCGGCTTTGTTATAGGAGATATAGCGGTATCAAAAGCTTCTGTGTCTAATTTTTCAGGCAGTGGTAGTGTTTATACCGCTGATATTACTCCTGATGGCACAGGTAACATTACAGTAACTGTTGCAGACGCAGCGGCCGCAGATACATTCACCAATGCATCAGTTGGTGACAGTGTGGCAATTAGTTATGACACAGATGGTGATGGCCTAACTAATAACGTTGAAGTATCACTTGGTACTGACCCCGAAAATGCCGATTCAGATGGTGATGGTATTACCGATGATATTGAAGTAGGTGATCCAAACGCTGCAACAGATTCTGATCTCGATGGTGTTATCGACGCGTTAGATGGTGACGATGATAATGATGGTATTGCCACCAAACTTGAAGATGCGAATTTAGATGCGGATAACAACCCTTCAACGTCACCAACCGATACTGATGGTGACGGTACACCTAACTATTTAGATACCGACAGCGACAACGACAATATTACTGATGTCATTGAAAGTGATGCATCAACAGTTGATAGCGACTCTGATGGCTTGGTCGACAGTATTGACGTTGATGTTACGGGCGGAACAGATGCTGACTTAGATGGTATTGATGACAATGTTATTGCTACCAATACGGTTGGATCAACTGTTCAAGATTATCTCAACTTAGATAGTGACGGAGATGGTATTCCTGACTTCTTAGAGTCAGGAGCTGTATTCACAGACACAGATAGTGATGGTGTTGATGATACCTTTGATGTTGATCAGACGGGTGGTACTGATGCTAACGGTGATGGAATTGACGATAATGTTGACGTAGTTGATACAGATAATGATCTTGCGCCAAATTTTAATGACTTAGATAGTGATAATGATGGTCTTAGTGATGCAGTTGAAACAGGTTTAACTGCTACTCAGTTAAGCACGGATACTGACAGCGATGGCATTATTGATGCTTTCGATGTTGATAGCACCGGCGGTACTGACGCAGATGCAAACGGTATTGATGATAATGCCCTTGCCAGCCTAGCTGACCAAGATGGTGATGGTACGCCTAACTATATCGATGTTGACAGCGACAACGATGGCATTCCAGACTTTATCGAAATGGGTAGCTCAGGAATTGATACCGATGGTGATGGTATTGATGATGCCTTTGATATTGATATGACGGGTGGAACTGACGCCAACAACGATGGTGTAGACGATGCGTTAGCACCGGATACACGTGACTTTGATGGCGATGGTATTGCGGACTACCTTGATACTGACTCAGATAATGATGGTATTGCTGATGGTATTGAAGCAGGCGTATCGACGCTTGATAGCGATGGTGATGGCATTGTTGATTCGTTAGATGTTGATTCAACCGGCGGCACAGATGCCAATGGTGACGGTATTGATGATGCTATTGCACTATTAAATAGCGATGGTAATGGCGAGCCTGATTATCGTGACCGCGACAGCGATGGTGACAATGTGCCTGATGCACTAGAAGGCAACGTTGATACTGATGTTGATGGTATTGCTGATTATCTCGATACGGATTCAGACAACGACGGTATTACCGATGGCGTTGAACTGGGCGCTTCAGGTGTAGATACTGACGGCGATGGCATTGACGATAGTTTTGATGTTGATATTACCGGCGGTGTAGACGCTAATAATGACGGTGTTGACGATAATGCACTGGCCAACCTGCCTGATAGCGATGGTGATGGTATTGACGATCACTTAGATGCAGATTCAGACAACGACGGTATTCCAGATGTTGTTGAAGGTGATAGCAGTATTAACAATAATGTCGATAACGATGCTAACCGTAATGCCCTTGATTTAGACAGCGATAACGATGGGCTAAGTGATTCAGTTGAATCAGGACTAACACCAACACAGTTAAGCACGGATACCGACAACGACGGCATTATAGATATTTTCGATATCGATATTACCGGCGGTACTGACGCGAACAACGATATGATTGACGATAATGCCTTTAATGTTCTGGCCGACCAAGATGGCGATGGAACGCCTAACTATATCGATGTAGATAGCGACAACGATGGCATTCCAGACTTTATCGAAATGGGTAGCTCAGGAATTGATACCGACGGCGATGGTATTGATGATGCCTTTGATATTGATATGACGGGTGGAACTGACGCCAACAACGATGGTGTAGACGATGCGTTAGCGCCTAACGCGCGTGACTTTGATGGCGATGGTGTACCTGATTATCTTGATACTGACTCAGATAATGATGGTATTGCTGATGGTATTGAAGCAGGCGTATCGACGCTTGATAGCGATGGTGATGGCATTGTTGATTCGTTAGATGTTGATTCAACCGGCGGCACTGATGCGAACGGTGACGGCATTGATGATGCTATTGCACTATTAAATAGCGATGGTAATGGCGAGCCTGATTATCGTGACCGCGACAGCGATGGTGACAATGTGCCTGATGCACTAGAAGGCAACGTTGATACTGATGTTGATGGTATTGCTGATTATCTCGATACGGATTCAGACAACGACGGTATTACCGATGGCGTTGAACTGGGCGCTTCAGGTGTAGATACTGACGGCGATGGCATTGACGATAACTTTGATGTTGATATTACCGGCGGTGTAGACGCTAATAATGACGGTGTTGACGATAATGCACTGGCCAACCTGCCTGATAGTGATGGTGATGGTATTGACGATCACTTAGATGCAGATTCAGACAATGACGGTATACCCGATGTTGTTGAAGGCGATAACAGCATTAACAGTAATGTCGATAACGATGCTAACCGTAATGCCCTTGATTTAGACAGCGATAATGACGGTATTAGTGACTCAGTTGAATCCGGCCTTACTCCGACACAATTAAGTACGGATACTGATAACGACGGCATTATTGATGTATTTGATGTAGATATTACCGGTGGTTTAGATGTAGATGCGAATGGCATCGATGACGATGCACTAGCAATCCTGGCTGACCAAGATGGTGATGGTACGCCTAACTATATCGATGTAGATAGCGACAACGATGGCATTCCAGACTTTATCGAAATGGGTAGCTCAGGAATTGATACCGATGGTGATGGTATTGATGATGCCTTTGATGTGGATGTTACTAGCGGTACAGATGCTAATAACGATGGTGTAGACGATGCGTTAGCACCGGATGCGCGTGACTTTGATGGTGATGGTATTGCGGACTACCTTGATACTGACTCAGATAATGATGGTATTGCTGATGGTATTGAAGCAGGTTTATTGATGACCGATACCGACGGCGATGGCATTGTTGATTCGTTAGATGTTGATTCAACCGGCGGCACAGATGCCAATGGTGACGGTATTGATGATGCTATTGCACTATTAAATAGCGATGGTAATGGCGAGCCTGATTATCGTGACCGCGACAGCGATGGTGATGGTATTCCTGATGCACTAGAAGGCAACGTGGATACTGATGTTGATGGCATTGTTGATTATCTCGATTCAGATTCAGACAACGACGGTATTACTGATGGTGTTGAACTGAGCGCTTCAGGTGTAGATACTGACGGCGATGGCATTGACGATAGCTTTGATGTTGATATTACCGGCGGTGTAGACGCTAATAATGACGGTGTTGACGATAATGCCTTAGCCAACCTGCCTGATAGTGATGGCGATGGCATACCTAATCATTTAGATAACGATGCTGATAATGATGGCATTCCAGATGTTATTGAAGGCAGTGTTGATTCTGACAATGACGGTATCCCAGATTATCTAGATACTGATTCTGACAATGACGGCATTCGAGATATTGATGAAGGTATTGTTGATAGTGACTTAGACGGCACACCTGATTACCTTGATACCTCAATTGATGAAGATAATGACGGCATTCCAGATATCATTGAAGGAACAGCAGACATAGATGGTGATGGTATTCCTAACTTTTTAGATACTGACTCTGATAACGATGGCATATTGGATAGCGAAGAGTTTGGCTTAATAGGGTTAGACTCAGACAATGATGGTATTGATGATGCAGTCGATGTTAATAGTACTGGCGGAATTGATGCCAACAATGATGGTATTGACGATGATTATATAGGTATTAACAGCGACTTAGACAACTCGGCAGATTATCTTGATATTGATTCTGATAACGATGGCATACCTGATGTTGTTGAAGCCTTGGCATTTGGCGCCCTAGTATTTAAAGATACTGATGGCGACACTATTCCTGACTTTAGAGACCCTGATAGCGATAACGATGGCATTGCAGACTTTATTGAAGCTAATAGCCTGGGTGTAGACAACGACGGTGATGGTATTGATGATGCGTTTGACCTTGATTATCAGTCAGGCACTGATGCTAACAGTGACGGTATTATTGATGCTGTAACGCTTGATACCGACGGAGATGGCATCATTGATATGTTTGACCTGGACTCGGATAACGATGGCAGGTTAGACAGTTTAGAGTCGCCAACTGCCGACAGTAATAAAGATGGTATTGCTGACTCGACTGCACCGTTAGTGATTGACCCCGCCGATACGGATAATGACGGTATTTATGACTTCCGTGATTTAGATAGTGATGGTGATGGCGTATTTGATATTGCCAATACACCTGAGCAAGCATTTGACGCGAACGGTGATGGAATGATCGATATTACCGAAGATCTCGACGCAGACGGCATAGATGATAGTGTAGATAGTGACTTAAATCTGCGCGGGGCTGGCGGTAACAATGATGTCGATAAAGATGGTGCGGTTAATGCTATCGATAAAGATGATGATAATGACGGCATATCAGATATCGCGGAAGAGTTGATTCATATCGACGGAAATGTTTCAGTGAATACTAGAGTGACGAATAGTAATGGAAAATCGAATCATTTCGAAAGCGATAGTAATGGCAAGCTAAGTCTTACCGGACAAGATACCGATGGTGATCGTGTTATTAACAGCAGAGATGCTGATAGTGATAATGATGGCATACCAGATCGCATCGAAACAGATCGCCCACCAGTAACTGGCTTAGATAGCGACTTTGACGGAATTGATGATGCATATGACGTTGATGCAACCGGCGGCTTGGATCTTGATGAAGACGGAGTAGATGATAAGTTCCTGGTAGCCGATACAGATAATGACGGTATTCTTGATTATCATGACCTTGACAGTGATAACGACGGGATCAGTGATACCCAAGAGCAAGTTGCTGTGCCACTGCTCAATATTGATGCAGATGGTGATGGTATTGACGATGCCATTGACGTTACTTATACCTTAGGTATAGATACTGATAAAGATGGTATTGATGATGATCTTCTTTACATTTTTGACCCTGATGGTGATGGTATCCTAAATTATCGTGACCTTGATAGTGACGGCGACGGTATTGAAGATTCGCAAGAAGGCAGCGGTGATAGCGATGGGGATGGCATTCCAGACAGCATTGATAACGACTCAGATGGCGATGGTATTGATGATAACATTGAAGGAAATGGAGATACTGACGGGGATGGTATTCCTGACTACCTTGATTTAGATTCTGACAATGACGGTATATCAGATGCAGAGGAAGGCAATGTAGATACTGACGGCGATGGCATAATAGATGCTAAAGATCTTGATTCTGACAATGATGGCATTAATGATAGTGCTGAAAATGGAGACTTTAATAAAGATGGCATTAACGACCGATTGCAAGCATTTGGTAAAGTTGAATCTACTTATAAAGGAAGTGGCTCTATGACGCTGTGGATGATAATAATGTTAATTGGCCTGTGTATTATTCGCCGCCAAAAAACACTAGGTAAACAACGTTTTTTAAAACCTTTGACAGTAATTGTTGTCGCGCTAACGGGGTCGGTATCAATGCTAGCGCAAGCCGATACAAACGCAGAAACTGCGCTAAGTGAAAATTACTTCCATAGTGATAACTCACAAGATTGTCGTCGGTTAGATAAAACAGAGGCGCCGTTGTCGTGTTGGTACGTTGGGCTAACGGTTGCTAAAAGCTATGTTTATCCTGACAACAACAATACAATATGGGAAGTAAACGACAATAATGACACTGCCTATTCAGTAAATCTAGGTTATAGCTGGAGCCAACACTGGTTTGCTGAACTGGCATATGCTGAACTGGGTGAAGCCACTTTGTTTAGTCGTAATCCAAGTTTAACTGAAGACTTACGGGTAGATTACAAAGGTTTTTCAACCGATATAGGTTACTGGTTGAAACCGCGTGATCAATCCTGGAATATTTACCTTAAAGCAGGTTTAGGCTTTCTTAAAACTAAGGCAAACTTACCAAAGCATCATGAACAAGTGGAATCAACCCAAATGCGTTTCGGTTTAGGGCTAGAGTGGAATATAGCCCAACAGTGGTTTTTACGCATAGAACATAGCCGTTATGATAAAGACGCTAGGTTAACCGGATTAAGCTTAAGCTATAGGTTCAGCGAATAG